Proteins co-encoded in one Osmerus mordax isolate fOsmMor3 chromosome 11, fOsmMor3.pri, whole genome shotgun sequence genomic window:
- the LOC136951398 gene encoding apolipoprotein A-I-2-like produces MKFLALTLTILLATGVQARTLQADEAAPSQLEHVKVVKAGMTLVKEAMKMVLKPLDNTKYKEYNDKLSQILDNMQEYYLTTYESYFKAALGDQLLDATTTLNRQIMNSVEELRKQLEPKQAELTAVLEKNMEDYRQKMEPLVQEYVLKQREEMDALRAKTEPMLVSLREKTEPILDEMRAKVSSMAEDTKAVLVPMVESVRAKLNERIEELKMKAAPRTEEYKEGLSRLGELLKHLVDRGSETWKESIKEKLGDKERDEIAIDLMAMYESIKYFSTK; encoded by the exons ATGAAATTCTTGGCTCTCACTCTCACCATCCTGCTGGCCACTG gtGTCCAGGCCCGTACCCTGCAGGCCGATGAGGCTGCTCCTTCTCAGCTGGAACATGTGAAGGTGGTGAAGGCTGGCATGACTCTTGTAAAGGAGGCCATGAAGATGGTCCTCAAACCTCTGGACAACACAAAGTACAAGGAGTACAA CGACAAACTATCCCAGATCCTGGACAACATGCAGGAGTACTACCTGACCACCTATGAGTCCTACTTTAAAGCAGCCTTGGGTGACCAGCTGCTGGATGCCACCACCACTCTCAACAGACAGATCATGAACAGCGTTGAGGAGCTGCGCAAGCAGCTGGAGCCCAAACAAGCTGAGTTGACGGCCGTCCTGGAGAAGAACATGGAAGACTACCGCCAGAAGATGGAGCCCCTGGTCCAGGAGTACGTcctcaaacagagagaggagatggacgcCCTGAGGGCCAAGACGGAGCCCATGCTGGTTTCCCTGAGGGAAAAGACGGAGCCCATCCTGGACGAGATGAGGGCCAAGGTGAGCTCCATGGCGGAGGACACCAAGGCTGTGCTGGTGCCCATGGTGGAGTCTGTCCGTGCCAAGCTGAACGAGCGCATCGAAGAACTGAAGATGAAGGCTGCCCCTAGAACTGAAGAGTACAAGGAGGGGCTTTCCAGGTTGGGGGAATTGTTGAAGCATTTGGTGGATCGAGGCAGTGAGACGTGGAAAGAGAGTATAAAAGAAAAACTTGGAGACAAGGAAAGAGATGAAATAGCGATTGACCTCATGGCTATGTATGAGTCAATTAAATACTTTTCTACCAAGTGA
- the LOC136951397 gene encoding apolipoprotein A-I-2-like — MKFLALTLTILLATGVQARTLQADEAAPSQLEHVKVVKAGMTLVKDAMKMVLKPLDNTKYKEYNDKLSQILDNLQEYYLTTYESLFKSALGDQLLDATTTLSKQIMTSVEELRMQLEPKQAELTAVMEKNMEDYRQKMEPLVQEYVLKQREEMDALRAKTEPMLVSLREKTEPILDEMRAKVSSMAEDTKAVLVPMVESVRAKLNERIDELKMKAAPETEEYKKELSRLVDTLKRKIDRYSEDFQGRMDRLSQNAARSKLANEELMVKLMALYESIKYMTSK, encoded by the exons ATGAAATTCTTGGCTCTCACTCTCACCATCCTGCTGGCCACTG gtgtcCAGGCCCGTACCCTGCAGGCTGATGAGGCTGCTCCTTCTCAGCTGGAACATGTGAAGGTGGTGAAGGCTGGCATGACTCTTGTTAAGGATGCCATGAAGATGGTCCTCAAACCTCTGGACAACACAAAGTACAAGGAGTACAA CGACAAGCTATCCCAGATCCTGGACAACTTGCAGGAGTACTACCTGACCACCTATGAGTCCTTATTTAAATCAGCCTTGGGTGACCAGCTGCTGGATGCCACCACCACTCTCAGCAAACAGATCATGACCAGCGTTGAGGAGCTGCGCATGCAGCTGGAGCCCAAGCAAGCTGAGTTGACGGCCGTCATGGAGAAGAACATGGAAGACTACCGCCAGAAGATGGAGCCCCTGGTCCAGGAGTACGTcctcaaacagagagaggagatggacgcCCTGAGGGCCAAGACGGAGCCCATGCTGGTTTCCCTGAGGGAAAAGACGGAGCCCATCCTGGATGAGATGAGGGCCAAGGTGAGCTCCATGGCGGAGGACACCAAGGCCGTGCTGGTGCCCATGGTGGAGTCTGTCCGTGCCAAGCTGAACGAGCGCATTGATGAACTGAAGATGAAGGCTGCCCCTGAAACTGAAGAGTACAAGAAGGAGCTTTCCAGGTTGGTGGATACGTTAAAAAGGAAGATTGATCGCTACAGCGAGGACTTCCAGGGAAGGATGGATAGATTAAGCCAAAATGCAGCCCGCTCAAAGCTCGCAAATGAAGAATTAATGGTTAAACTCATGGCTTTGTATGAGTCAATTAAATACATGACTAGCAAGTGA